A genomic region of uncultured Paludibaculum sp. contains the following coding sequences:
- a CDS encoding fumarylacetoacetate hydrolase family protein — MRLVTYMSPGEVARAGVVVGEQVFSLQPLGFGDVLSVIAGGAAARTAIDRYLASLPANSGKPLNNVVLLAPVPRPPKFICVGLNYRDHAAESKMEIPSVPTIFSKFSNCVTGPGAPIILPANSTKPDYEAEFAFVIGVGGRHIPADRWRDHVYGYMCVNDVSARDFQMATSQWLMGKTFDSFAPTGPWLTTADEIEDPHNLDIRMEINGETLQSSNTSNLIFNIPQLIEYLSSVFTLEPGDVVTTGTPAGVGFGHKPPRWLKAGDETVVTVQGLGSLRNPVVAEG, encoded by the coding sequence ATGCGTCTTGTTACCTATATGAGCCCCGGTGAGGTGGCGCGGGCTGGGGTGGTTGTTGGGGAACAGGTGTTCAGCCTGCAGCCCCTGGGGTTCGGCGATGTGCTGAGTGTGATCGCCGGTGGCGCCGCCGCCAGGACCGCGATCGACCGCTACCTCGCCTCGCTGCCCGCGAACAGCGGGAAGCCGTTGAATAATGTAGTGCTGCTGGCGCCGGTTCCGCGCCCGCCCAAGTTCATCTGCGTGGGTTTGAACTACCGGGACCACGCGGCCGAATCGAAGATGGAGATCCCGTCGGTTCCAACGATCTTCAGCAAGTTCTCCAACTGCGTCACCGGGCCGGGCGCGCCCATCATTCTGCCGGCCAATTCGACGAAACCGGACTATGAAGCGGAGTTCGCCTTTGTGATCGGTGTCGGAGGGCGCCACATTCCGGCCGACCGATGGCGCGACCACGTATACGGCTACATGTGCGTGAACGATGTGAGCGCGCGCGACTTCCAGATGGCCACATCGCAATGGCTGATGGGCAAGACCTTTGATTCCTTTGCGCCCACCGGTCCCTGGCTGACCACGGCGGACGAGATCGAGGATCCACACAATCTCGACATCCGCATGGAGATTAACGGCGAGACGCTGCAGAGTTCCAACACCAGCAACCTCATCTTCAACATTCCGCAGTTGATTGAGTACCTGTCCAGCGTGTTTACGCTGGAACCGGGCGATGTGGTTACGACCGGGACTCCGGCCGGCGTCGGCTTCGGCCACAAGCCCCCGCGTTGGCTCAAAGCGGGCGACGAAACCGTGGTGACGGTGCAGGGCCTGGGTTCGCTGCGCAATCCCGTAGTAGCGGAAGGCTGA
- a CDS encoding pyridoxal phosphate-dependent aminotransferase: MFSRRTPASLAPNRLSLLLAERKAAGAPVIDLTVSNPTGVGLDYPREEILAALRDARSLSYEPTARGLLEAREAIAEWHAGQGAPALPDSLILAGSTSEAYGWLFKLLCEPGDEVLAPRPSYPLFECLADLDAVRMVQYALVEEFAWGIDLAELESRVRPNTRAIILVNPNNPTGTYVKRDIWLKLQEFAAYRGLAIVSDEVFFDYAWGPDPRRVSSLQGPHLALTFTLSGLSKIAGLPQMKLGWIHVAGPEPLKREALDRLEWIADSYLPVSAPIQHAAARWLELTPRIQHSIRLRTGENLDSLQQAVGLESGCRVRTPEGGWCAMLEVPRIHSDEEWALMLLENHSIWMQPGYFYDFQREGFLVASLLPEPESFRTALDRLSVIFGPH; the protein is encoded by the coding sequence TTGTTCTCCAGGCGAACCCCCGCCAGTCTGGCTCCTAACCGTCTCAGCCTTCTGCTGGCCGAGCGAAAGGCGGCGGGTGCGCCCGTTATTGACCTGACGGTCTCAAATCCGACGGGGGTGGGGCTCGACTACCCCCGCGAGGAGATCCTTGCGGCGCTGCGGGATGCGCGGTCACTCAGTTATGAACCCACCGCACGGGGCCTGCTGGAGGCGCGTGAGGCGATCGCCGAATGGCATGCCGGGCAAGGCGCCCCAGCGCTTCCAGACAGCCTGATTCTCGCCGGCAGCACCAGCGAGGCTTACGGCTGGCTCTTCAAGCTGCTGTGCGAGCCGGGGGATGAGGTTCTGGCCCCACGCCCGTCTTACCCGTTGTTCGAATGCCTGGCGGATCTGGACGCCGTCCGAATGGTACAGTACGCGCTGGTGGAGGAGTTCGCCTGGGGCATCGACTTGGCGGAACTGGAGAGCCGGGTGCGGCCCAACACGCGAGCCATCATCCTTGTGAATCCCAACAACCCCACAGGAACCTACGTCAAGCGCGATATATGGTTGAAACTGCAGGAATTCGCCGCGTACCGGGGCCTCGCCATCGTCTCCGACGAAGTGTTCTTCGATTATGCCTGGGGACCGGACCCACGGAGAGTTTCGTCGTTGCAGGGGCCGCATCTGGCACTGACGTTCACGCTCAGTGGCCTTTCCAAGATTGCCGGACTGCCGCAGATGAAGCTCGGATGGATCCACGTAGCGGGCCCTGAACCGTTGAAGCGTGAGGCGTTGGACCGCCTGGAGTGGATCGCGGACAGCTACCTGCCGGTAAGCGCCCCCATCCAGCATGCGGCGGCACGCTGGCTGGAACTGACCCCACGGATCCAACACTCCATCCGTTTGCGGACGGGGGAGAACCTCGACAGCCTGCAGCAGGCGGTGGGTCTGGAGAGCGGCTGCCGGGTAAGAACTCCGGAAGGCGGCTGGTGCGCCATGCTGGAGGTGCCGCGCATCCATAGCGATGAGGAGTGGGCGCTGATGCTGCTGGAGAATCACTCCATCTGGATGCAGCCAGGCTACTTCTATGACTTCCAACGGGAGGGGTTTCTGGTCGCTAGCCTGCTTCCGGAGCCAGAGTCATTCCGCACTGCGTTGGATCGATTAAGCGTGATATTCGGGCCTCATTGA
- a CDS encoding adenylate kinase, with translation MTTATESLTQAPATTRILLLLGPPGCGKGTQAERLAKHFEIPAISTGEMIRAEIKAGSELGKIAAGVTITGGLLSDDLVNKIVRSRLGQEDCKHGFMLDGYPRTVEQAKYLGALLSEMGFPQPTVVHIDVPAEHLIARTCNRRYCPQCHAIYNIQSHPPKDPGKCDNCHIDLQQRSDDCEDTVKNRLAAYVRSTSPLIDFYSTSTYYKVQGLGAPDEVFQTIQSHLS, from the coding sequence ATGACCACCGCAACGGAATCCCTCACCCAAGCTCCCGCGACGACGCGGATTCTTCTTCTGCTGGGACCGCCCGGCTGTGGCAAGGGCACGCAGGCGGAGCGCCTCGCGAAGCACTTCGAGATTCCCGCCATCTCAACGGGCGAGATGATCCGCGCCGAGATCAAGGCGGGATCGGAGTTGGGCAAAATTGCGGCGGGCGTCACAATTACCGGTGGCCTTTTGAGCGACGATCTGGTGAACAAGATCGTGCGTTCCCGCCTGGGTCAAGAAGACTGCAAGCACGGATTCATGCTGGACGGTTACCCGCGTACGGTGGAACAGGCTAAGTATCTCGGCGCCCTGCTTTCGGAAATGGGTTTCCCCCAACCGACCGTTGTCCATATCGACGTGCCGGCCGAGCACCTGATCGCGCGGACCTGCAACCGGCGTTATTGTCCCCAATGTCACGCGATCTACAACATCCAAAGTCATCCGCCGAAGGATCCCGGCAAGTGTGACAACTGCCATATTGACCTCCAGCAACGGTCCGATGATTGTGAGGATACGGTAAAAAACCGGCTCGCTGCCTACGTGCGGAGCACCTCTCCCTTGATCGATTTTTACAGTACTAGTACATACTATAAAGTGCAGGGATTGGGCGCACCGGACGAGGTGTTTCAGACGATCCAGAGCCACCTTTCGTAG
- a CDS encoding DUF423 domain-containing protein: protein MPWSAIAAFLLALAVGLGAFGAHGLKDHLDAYRMGIWERAVLYHFFHALGLLAVPLFAKQGLLPDSAADRISLLLFAGVLLFSGSLYVLALTGVRTLGVVTPFGGIAFIAAWLYLAVALLRGR, encoded by the coding sequence ATGCCCTGGTCCGCTATCGCCGCGTTTCTTTTAGCCCTGGCCGTTGGCCTCGGCGCCTTCGGAGCCCACGGTCTCAAAGACCATCTCGACGCCTATCGCATGGGCATCTGGGAACGCGCGGTTCTCTACCACTTCTTCCACGCCCTCGGGTTGCTAGCCGTGCCCCTCTTCGCCAAACAGGGTCTCCTGCCCGATTCGGCGGCAGATCGCATCAGTCTGCTTCTTTTTGCCGGCGTCCTGTTGTTCAGCGGCAGCCTGTACGTCCTTGCCCTGACGGGCGTGCGCACCTTGGGGGTCGTGACGCCGTTCGGAGGCATCGCCTTCATCGCGGCTTGGCTCTATCTCGCCGTAGCTCTACTGCGTGGCCGGTAG